The Daphnia pulex isolate KAP4 chromosome 3, ASM2113471v1 genome includes a region encoding these proteins:
- the LOC124190309 gene encoding uncharacterized mitochondrial protein AtMg00860-like — MPFGIKSAPEVYLQTISEWFGDLSGVLIYFDDFLVPCETTEELHFNLRQVLVCCRQHNHKLKLKKCKFFLKEVLCLGHIIGEGLVKVDPSKVEAIVNMPEPSGKADLVRLLGIATYLEKFCNNLAGVTRTLRDLLKESSAWVWEEPQRAALAKLKEIMSSLPTLRRFDFEVPVFTHLFASACPNKKISQIMT; from the coding sequence ATGCCGTTTGGGATAAAGTCGGCACCGGAAGTGTATCTACAAACTATTTCGGAGTGGTTTGGTGACCTTTCGGGTGTTTTGATTTACTTTGACGACTTTTTGGTCCCCTGCGAAACCACGGAAGAACTTCATTTCAATTTACGTCAAGTGCTTGTTTGTTGTCGCCAACACAACCACAAGCTCAAGCTCAAAAagtgtaaatttttcttaaaggaGGTGCTGTGTCTTGGCCACATCATCGGCGAGGGCCTGGTCAAAGTTGACCCATCCAAGGTGGAGGCAATCGTCAATATGCCGGAGCCTAGTGGCAAAGCTGACTTGGTCCGTCTTCTGGGAATAGCCACgtatttggaaaaattttgcaaCAACCTGGCCGGCGTTACTCGTACCCTGCGAGATTTACTGAAAGAGTCGTCTGCATGGGTCTGGGAGGAGCCGCAAAGGGCTGCGTTGgctaaattgaaagaaattatGTCTTCGTTGCCCACCCTGCGCAGGTTTGACTTTGAAGTTCCAGTGTTCACGCATCTTTTTGCCTCTGCATGTCCCAACAAGAAGATTTCTCAAATTATGACGTAA